A window of bacterium genomic DNA:
TGGTCATGGCCACAGGCATTGGTGAAATGGGTGTTATTAAGGCCCAATTCTCTAGCACGCTGGTTCATCAAGGCTACAAATTGCTTCTCACCTCCTGTAACATGCTCTGCAAGTGCATAACAGGCATCATTTGCCGATTGAAGTAATGTGGCGGCAAGTAAATCAATTACATACATTTTATCACCCCTCTTAAGCCCCAAGCGGATACCGGTTTCTCTGCAGGCTTTGTGACTTATAGATACAACTTTATCCAGGCGGCTTTTTTCAAGCACGAGCAAAGCGGTCATTATTTTTGTAAGGCTTGCTGGTGGTAAAGGATGGTCAGGCTTATGTGCCCACAGGGTTGTGCCGTTAACCTGAAGCAGATATGATTTGGCGGCTTTGGGAAAGGGGTCGCTTTCTAATGCCTTTGCACCACAAGCGAAGACCAGAATCCATAAGCCAAACCCTATAGAGCAGATTACCTGCATACAGGGGAATGTTTAAAGGCCAAACTTTTTTCTGATTGACTTGATCGGGTTCAGTTTTTCTTTGCTCTTTGTTTTCCGCTCCTGAGAGGTATAACTCCGTTTTTCTGAGGTATAATCCCGTCTTTCTTCTGTGGTATAAC
This region includes:
- a CDS encoding D-alanyl-D-alanine carboxypeptidase family protein, which gives rise to MQVICSIGFGLWILVFACGAKALESDPFPKAAKSYLLQVNGTTLWAHKPDHPLPPASLTKIMTALLVLEKSRLDKVVSISHKACRETGIRLGLKRGDKMYVIDLLAATLLQSANDACYALAEHVTGGEKQFVALMNQRARELGLNNTHFTNACGHDQKGFYSTAYDLARLTDVALKNPTFAKLVSLVKGEVSTVDGKRSFIIENKNEIIGRYPGAIGVKTGFTKQAGKCLIALAEQDETRVLLVLLNSPDRWWTAVAMLDKAFAYASKLKVK